Proteins from one Betaproteobacteria bacterium genomic window:
- a CDS encoding YhbY family RNA-binding protein: MKALTPAERQHLKGEAHQLNPVVLIGSDGLTPAVLKEIDLSLKAHELMKIKAASGDRADCERWLAQICSDLGAQAVQHIGKTLVIYRENPAKKVPAPKPEPKAGKPRKTKGKVPSKPARKPSAGRRSS, from the coding sequence ATGAAGGCACTCACACCCGCGGAACGCCAGCACCTCAAGGGCGAGGCCCACCAGCTCAATCCCGTGGTACTGATCGGTAGCGACGGATTGACTCCCGCCGTCTTGAAGGAAATCGATCTTTCCTTGAAAGCCCATGAATTGATGAAAATCAAGGCCGCGAGCGGGGACCGCGCGGACTGCGAACGCTGGCTCGCGCAAATCTGCTCGGATCTTGGCGCCCAAGCGGTGCAACATATCGGCAAGACCCTGGTTATTTATCGAGAAAACCCGGCTAAGAAGGTGCCGGCGCCAAAACCCGAGCCCAAGGCCGGGAAACCTCGCAAGACCAAAGGCAAGGTTCCCAGCAAGCCTGCGCGTAAACCCTCCGCCGGCCGGCGTTCGTCCTAG
- the carB gene encoding carbamoyl-phosphate synthase large subunit, giving the protein MPRRTDLQTILIIGAGPIVIGQACEFDYSGAQACKALREEGYRIVLVNSNPATIMTDPETADATYIEPITWQMVERVIAQERPDAVLPTMGGQTALNCALDLARNGVLERYGVEMIGATSEAIDKAEDREKFKAAMTRIGLQSPRSILAHDMEEASRAQAELGFPVVIRPSFTLGGSGGGIAYNKEEFATICERGFQASPTKQLLVEESVIGWKEFEMEVVRDRKDNCIIVCSIENLDAMGVHTGDSITVAPAQTLTDKEYQIMRDASIAVLREIGVDTGGSNVQFAINPRDGRMVVIEMNPRVSRSSALASKATGFPIAKVAAKLAVGYTLDELKNDITGGATPASFEPTIDYVVTKVPRFAFEKFPRANDRLTTQMKSVGEVMAMGRTLQESLQKALRGLETGVEGFDEMTQDRDQIERELADPGPHRLWYVGDAFRVGMSVEEIHAISHIDPWFLVQIEEIIQAEQRLRGARLADLSADVMRQLKRMGFADRRLAKLLGAAQTEVRQRRHALGVRPVYKRVDTCAAEFDTSTAYMYSTYEEECEARPTNRKKIMVLGGGPNRIGQGIEFDYCCVHAALALREDGYETIMVNCNPETVSTDYDTSDRLYFEPLTLEDVLEIIAVEKPAGVVVQYGGQTPLKLARDLEANGVPIIGTTPDMIDAAEDRERFQKLLVDLDLRQPPNRTARNEPGALRMAEEIGYPLVVRPSYVLGGRAMEIVHEAKDLERYMREAVKVSNDSPVLLDRYLNDAIEVDVDAICDGKDVLIGGIMEHIEQAGVHSGDSACSLPPFSLTPEIQNELRRQTIAMARGLNVVGLMNAQFAIQNGVVYVLEVNPRASRTVPFVSKATGLPLAKIAARCMVGKTLAQQGTTREVIPPYYCVKEAVFPFIKFPGVDTILGPEMKSTGEVMGVGQNFAEAFYKSQLAAGVKLPTSGKVFLSVRDADKAKTLDVARALVELGFELVATRGTGAVFAGAGLKVAIVNKVAEGRPHIVDMIKNGGIAMIVNTVEERKSAVEASYSIRRSALQARVTYYTTVAGASAACQGMRHMQELTPYSLQALHKLLAVN; this is encoded by the coding sequence ATGCCTAGACGCACCGATCTCCAAACCATCCTCATCATCGGCGCCGGCCCCATCGTCATCGGCCAAGCCTGCGAGTTCGACTATTCCGGAGCGCAGGCCTGCAAGGCCCTGCGGGAGGAGGGTTACCGGATCGTTCTGGTGAATTCCAACCCGGCCACGATCATGACGGACCCCGAGACCGCCGATGCGACCTACATCGAGCCCATCACTTGGCAGATGGTGGAGCGGGTCATCGCGCAGGAGCGGCCCGATGCCGTGTTGCCCACCATGGGCGGCCAGACGGCGCTCAACTGCGCCTTGGATCTGGCGCGCAACGGCGTGCTGGAGCGCTATGGGGTGGAGATGATCGGCGCCACCAGCGAGGCCATCGACAAGGCCGAAGACCGCGAAAAATTCAAGGCGGCCATGACGCGCATCGGATTGCAGTCGCCACGTTCCATTCTGGCTCACGATATGGAGGAGGCGTCGCGGGCGCAAGCCGAACTGGGCTTTCCCGTGGTGATCCGGCCCTCTTTTACCCTCGGCGGCAGCGGCGGAGGGATCGCCTACAACAAGGAAGAGTTCGCCACCATTTGCGAACGCGGCTTCCAAGCCTCGCCCACCAAGCAGTTGCTGGTGGAAGAATCCGTCATCGGCTGGAAAGAGTTCGAGATGGAAGTGGTGCGCGACCGCAAGGACAACTGCATCATCGTGTGCTCCATCGAGAACCTCGACGCCATGGGTGTGCATACGGGCGACTCCATCACGGTGGCGCCCGCGCAAACGCTCACCGACAAGGAATACCAGATCATGCGCGATGCTTCCATTGCGGTGCTGCGCGAGATCGGCGTGGATACAGGGGGGTCGAACGTGCAGTTCGCCATCAACCCGCGCGACGGGCGCATGGTAGTGATCGAGATGAATCCGCGCGTGTCGCGCTCATCCGCCTTGGCCTCCAAGGCCACGGGCTTCCCCATTGCCAAGGTGGCGGCGAAGCTGGCCGTGGGTTATACGCTCGACGAATTGAAGAACGACATCACTGGCGGCGCCACACCGGCGTCCTTCGAACCCACCATCGATTACGTGGTGACCAAGGTGCCGCGCTTCGCTTTCGAGAAATTCCCGCGGGCCAACGACCGGCTCACCACTCAGATGAAATCCGTGGGCGAGGTCATGGCCATGGGCCGCACGCTGCAAGAATCCTTGCAAAAAGCGCTGCGTGGTTTGGAAACAGGCGTGGAAGGCTTCGACGAGATGACCCAAGACCGCGATCAGATCGAGCGCGAGCTGGCCGATCCCGGACCTCACCGCCTGTGGTACGTGGGCGATGCTTTCCGCGTGGGGATGTCCGTGGAGGAGATCCACGCCATCTCCCACATCGATCCGTGGTTCCTGGTGCAGATCGAAGAGATTATTCAAGCGGAACAGCGTCTGCGCGGAGCGCGCTTGGCGGATTTGAGCGCGGATGTCATGCGCCAATTGAAGCGCATGGGTTTCGCGGACCGGCGCTTGGCGAAATTGCTGGGTGCAGCGCAGACCGAAGTGCGGCAGCGCCGCCACGCCCTCGGTGTGCGCCCCGTCTACAAGCGCGTGGATACGTGTGCCGCGGAATTCGACACCAGCACCGCTTACATGTATTCCACCTACGAAGAGGAATGCGAGGCGCGGCCCACGAATCGCAAGAAGATCATGGTGCTGGGCGGCGGGCCGAACCGCATCGGCCAAGGCATCGAGTTCGATTACTGCTGCGTGCACGCCGCGCTGGCGCTACGCGAAGATGGTTACGAAACCATCATGGTCAACTGCAATCCGGAAACGGTTTCCACCGACTACGATACCTCGGACCGTTTGTATTTCGAGCCGCTGACGCTGGAAGACGTGCTGGAAATAATAGCCGTCGAGAAACCGGCGGGCGTGGTGGTGCAATACGGCGGGCAAACACCCCTCAAGCTGGCGCGCGATCTCGAAGCCAACGGTGTGCCCATCATCGGGACGACTCCGGACATGATCGACGCGGCGGAGGATCGCGAGCGTTTCCAGAAACTGCTGGTGGATCTGGACTTACGCCAGCCCCCTAACCGCACGGCGCGCAACGAGCCCGGCGCCTTGCGCATGGCCGAGGAGATCGGCTATCCCTTGGTGGTGCGGCCGAGCTACGTGCTGGGCGGGCGCGCAATGGAGATCGTGCACGAAGCGAAGGATCTCGAACGCTACATGCGCGAGGCGGTGAAAGTTTCCAACGATTCGCCCGTGTTGCTGGACCGTTACTTGAACGACGCGATAGAAGTGGATGTCGATGCGATCTGCGATGGCAAGGATGTGTTGATCGGTGGCATCATGGAGCACATCGAGCAAGCGGGCGTGCACTCGGGAGATTCCGCCTGTTCGCTGCCGCCCTTTAGTCTGACGCCCGAGATACAGAACGAATTGCGCCGCCAGACCATCGCCATGGCGCGCGGGCTCAATGTCGTGGGCTTGATGAACGCGCAGTTCGCCATTCAGAACGGCGTGGTCTACGTGCTGGAAGTCAATCCGCGGGCTTCGCGTACCGTGCCCTTCGTTTCCAAGGCCACCGGCCTCCCGCTGGCGAAAATCGCCGCTCGCTGCATGGTAGGCAAGACGCTGGCGCAACAGGGTACGACACGCGAAGTAATCCCGCCTTATTACTGCGTGAAGGAAGCGGTGTTTCCCTTCATCAAATTCCCGGGCGTGGATACCATCCTCGGCCCCGAAATGAAATCCACGGGCGAGGTGATGGGGGTGGGACAAAACTTCGCGGAGGCCTTCTACAAATCGCAGCTGGCCGCCGGTGTGAAGTTACCCACGTCGGGAAAAGTTTTTCTGAGCGTGCGCGATGCCGACAAGGCCAAGACACTCGATGTCGCGCGCGCCTTGGTGGAATTGGGTTTTGAACTGGTGGCCACGCGCGGTACCGGCGCGGTGTTCGCGGGCGCGGGCCTGAAGGTCGCCATCGTGAACAAGGTGGCCGAGGGCCGGCCGCATATCGTGGACATGATCAAGAACGGCGGCATAGCCATGATCGTGAATACGGTGGAAGAGCGCAAATCCGCCGTGGAGGCTTCCTATTCCATCCGCCGTTCGGCGTTGCAAGCGCGCGTGACCTACTACACCACGGTGGCGGGTGCCAGCGCGGCTTGCCAGGGCATGCGCCACATGCAAGAACTCACCCCCTATTCCTTGCAAGCCTTGCACAAGCTGCTGGCAGTCAATTAA
- a CDS encoding 4-hydroxy-tetrahydrodipicolinate reductase, with amino-acid sequence MIKVVVAGASGRMGRALIEGVQQNPGMTLHGALDRGDSPVIGHDAGEALGQRCAVSVSADIEATVKGAGVLIDFTRPDGTLAHLDACVRQGVSMVIGTTGFNTEQKHRLAEGARSIPIVFAPNMSVGVNVLLRLLEVAAQALGDDYDVEVIEAHHRHKVDAPSGTALRMGEVLAKALQRNLADVAVYGREGVTGERNTKTIGFATIRGGDIVGDHTALFAGTGERIEITHKASSRTTFAQGALRAAVWLSNRNPGLYDMHDVLSLKG; translated from the coding sequence ATGATCAAGGTAGTCGTCGCGGGTGCGTCAGGGCGCATGGGGCGCGCGTTGATCGAGGGCGTGCAACAAAATCCCGGCATGACCTTGCACGGAGCGTTGGATCGCGGCGACAGCCCGGTCATTGGGCACGACGCTGGAGAAGCCCTTGGCCAGCGCTGCGCAGTGAGCGTCTCGGCGGATATCGAGGCCACCGTGAAGGGTGCCGGTGTATTGATCGATTTCACCCGTCCCGATGGCACCTTGGCCCACCTTGACGCCTGTGTGCGCCAGGGCGTGAGCATGGTCATCGGTACCACCGGTTTCAACACCGAACAAAAACACCGCTTGGCCGAAGGCGCGCGCAGCATTCCCATCGTGTTCGCGCCCAACATGAGCGTGGGGGTCAACGTGTTGCTGCGGCTTCTTGAAGTGGCGGCACAAGCCTTGGGAGACGACTACGACGTGGAAGTGATCGAAGCTCACCACCGCCACAAAGTGGATGCGCCCTCGGGCACGGCCCTGCGCATGGGTGAAGTACTCGCCAAGGCGCTCCAGCGCAACCTCGCCGACGTGGCCGTCTACGGCCGCGAGGGCGTGACCGGCGAGCGCAACACCAAGACCATCGGCTTCGCCACTATCCGTGGTGGCGATATCGTGGGCGATCACACCGCCCTTTTTGCCGGTACCGGCGAGCGCATCGAAATCACTCACAAAGCGTCTTCCCGCACCACCTTCGCGCAGGGAGCGCTACGTGCCGCCGTCTGGCTCTCGAACCGCAACCCAGGGCTCTACGACATGCATGACGTCTTGTCGCTTAAAGGCTGA
- the fur gene encoding ferric iron uptake transcriptional regulator has product MSKPPHDLKTSGLKVTLPRLKILDLFEGSATRHMTAEDVYKLMLKEGVDIGLATIYRVLTQFEHAGILIRHRFEAGKAVFELNEGGHHDHLVCVQCGHVEEFFDAEIEKRQTKVAKDRGFLIQEHSLQIFATCTKTGCSHRKP; this is encoded by the coding sequence ATGAGCAAGCCGCCCCACGATTTGAAGACCAGTGGTCTCAAAGTCACGCTCCCCCGGTTGAAGATTCTCGATTTGTTCGAGGGTTCGGCCACCCGCCATATGACGGCGGAGGACGTTTACAAGCTGATGCTGAAGGAGGGCGTGGACATCGGCTTGGCCACGATCTACCGGGTGCTCACCCAGTTCGAGCATGCGGGCATCCTCATCCGCCACCGTTTCGAGGCGGGCAAGGCGGTATTCGAACTGAACGAAGGCGGGCACCACGACCACCTGGTGTGCGTGCAATGCGGTCATGTGGAAGAGTTCTTCGACGCCGAGATCGAAAAGCGCCAAACCAAGGTCGCCAAGGACCGCGGATTTCTGATCCAGGAGCACTCGCTGCAAATATTTGCCACGTGCACCAAAACCGGTTGCTCCCACCGCAAGCCGTAG
- a CDS encoding DUF4149 domain-containing protein codes for MSRFAASLHWICVTAWVGGLWAIGYLAAPALFHHLPDRALAGTLAGHLFAYLAYAGLACGLYLIVYRLAAVGLSAFRQGFFWIVILMLVLTFAGQFGVQPLLSALRQQALPRQVMESLFRDRFAMWHGVASVLFLLQSLLGLGLVLLQRRVI; via the coding sequence ATGAGTAGATTTGCAGCCAGCTTGCATTGGATCTGCGTAACTGCCTGGGTGGGCGGCCTATGGGCCATCGGATACTTGGCCGCACCCGCGTTGTTCCATCATCTTCCGGACCGGGCCTTGGCGGGGACGCTGGCCGGGCATCTGTTTGCTTACCTCGCGTACGCGGGGCTGGCCTGCGGGCTTTATCTCATCGTGTATCGCCTGGCGGCCGTGGGCTTGAGCGCATTCCGGCAGGGATTCTTCTGGATCGTCATCTTGATGTTGGTGCTAACCTTCGCCGGGCAATTCGGCGTTCAACCGCTACTATCGGCATTGAGGCAGCAGGCGTTGCCACGGCAAGTGATGGAGAGTTTGTTTCGAGACCGTTTCGCCATGTGGCACGGTGTGGCCAGCGTCCTTTTCCTGCTGCAAAGTCTGCTGGGGTTAGGCTTGGTGTTGCTACAGCGGCGTGTAATCTAG
- a CDS encoding outer membrane protein assembly factor BamE codes for MHVFVRLSLLCAMGFPLGGCFLVPHKIDVQQGNYVDQAMLAKLKTGMTKSQVRYVLGTPLVTDPFHPERWDYAYMDRPNGKLKASRRVTVIFEGERLRRLEGDATPLSGGGDGKSALPENNSRMGG; via the coding sequence ATGCATGTATTCGTTCGCTTGTCGTTACTCTGCGCCATGGGTTTCCCGCTCGGTGGTTGCTTCCTCGTGCCGCACAAAATCGACGTGCAGCAAGGTAACTATGTCGACCAGGCCATGCTGGCCAAACTCAAGACCGGCATGACCAAGTCCCAAGTGCGTTATGTTCTGGGTACGCCCTTGGTGACCGATCCTTTTCATCCCGAGCGTTGGGATTACGCTTACATGGATCGTCCGAACGGAAAACTGAAGGCCTCGCGCCGGGTGACGGTGATCTTCGAAGGCGAGCGCTTGCGCCGCTTGGAAGGGGATGCCACGCCCTTGTCCGGTGGAGGGGATGGAAAATCGGCGCTACCGGAAAACAATTCACGCATGGGCGGGTGA
- the greA gene encoding transcription elongation factor GreA has protein sequence MRKIPLTAHGANLLRKELQQLKSVERPKVIQAIQEARAQGDLSENAEYDAAKEKQSFIEGRIAEIESKLANAQIIDPAHLDADGRCVFGSTVELQDQENEDIVTYQIVGEDEADIKQSKISITSPLARALIGKSSGEVAEVVAPGGIRSYEILDVKYL, from the coding sequence ATGCGCAAGATTCCACTCACGGCTCATGGCGCCAATTTGCTGCGCAAGGAGCTTCAGCAGCTCAAGTCCGTGGAGCGGCCGAAGGTGATTCAAGCCATACAGGAGGCGCGCGCCCAAGGCGATTTGTCGGAGAACGCCGAATACGACGCCGCCAAGGAGAAGCAAAGTTTCATCGAAGGCCGCATCGCGGAAATCGAAAGCAAGCTCGCCAACGCGCAGATCATCGATCCCGCCCATTTAGATGCGGACGGCCGTTGCGTGTTTGGCTCGACGGTGGAATTGCAGGACCAAGAAAACGAGGACATCGTCACCTACCAGATCGTGGGCGAAGACGAGGCGGACATCAAGCAGAGCAAGATTTCCATCACCTCTCCGCTAGCGCGCGCTCTGATTGGAAAATCTTCCGGCGAAGTAGCCGAGGTGGTTGCCCCTGGGGGTATCCGGTCCTATGAAATCCTGGATGTGAAGTATCTGTGA
- the recN gene encoding DNA repair protein RecN yields MLRALHIRDFVIVDKLELGFAGGFTVLTGETGAGKSLLVDALSLVLGERSDTEWVREGAQKAEISAEFDLSQRPQLREALKAQDLDDGNQLVLRRVLERAGRSRAYVNGRPGTLQQLKEIGESLVDIHGQHMHQSLLRREAQRTLVDGFAGATKLAAGVAQAYRSWQALRAARDSFEKNAASLKREREEVEDQVLELKGLKVSATEWDELDAEHRRLANCAGLIETAQESLSILSEAEATVLGTLRGVTHKLEAAAQIDPALKPSLELVESGRIQLQEAVHALRHYRDRLDIDPQRLSEVESRILALHATARKFRVRPAQLASTLVELEEKLSTLALAGDHEALAKKEAQAKETFTILAKELSTKRAAAAQLLSQRVTQHLQQLSMAGSAIEVCLEALDEPASHGLERIEFMVATHSGGTPRSLGKVASGGELSRISLAIQTVTSQVADVPTLIFDEVDAGIGGGVAEIVGRMMRDLGATRQVMCVTHLPQVAAAANTQWRVFKQESTNGIRSAVQTLSEGERVEEVARMLGGVKITATTRKHAAEMIGTLAG; encoded by the coding sequence ATGTTGCGCGCCCTGCACATTCGCGATTTCGTCATCGTAGACAAGCTCGAGCTGGGGTTTGCCGGCGGGTTTACCGTGCTCACCGGTGAAACCGGAGCTGGCAAGTCCCTATTGGTGGATGCCCTGTCCTTGGTGCTGGGCGAGCGCAGCGACACCGAGTGGGTGCGAGAAGGGGCGCAAAAGGCGGAGATCAGCGCCGAATTCGACCTTTCGCAACGGCCCCAACTGCGCGAGGCGCTCAAGGCGCAAGATCTGGACGACGGTAACCAACTCGTTCTGCGCCGTGTGCTCGAACGCGCGGGCCGCAGCCGGGCTTATGTGAATGGCAGGCCGGGCACCTTGCAGCAACTCAAGGAAATTGGAGAATCGCTGGTGGATATTCACGGCCAGCATATGCATCAGTCGTTGCTGCGGCGCGAAGCCCAGCGCACGCTGGTGGATGGTTTCGCGGGCGCCACCAAGCTGGCGGCCGGTGTGGCTCAAGCCTATCGTTCCTGGCAGGCGCTGCGCGCCGCGCGGGATAGTTTTGAAAAGAACGCCGCCAGCTTGAAGCGCGAGCGCGAGGAAGTGGAAGACCAAGTGCTGGAACTCAAGGGCCTGAAGGTGAGCGCCACCGAGTGGGATGAACTCGATGCCGAGCACCGGCGCTTGGCGAATTGCGCGGGACTCATCGAAACCGCGCAGGAGAGCTTATCCATCCTGTCGGAGGCAGAGGCGACCGTGCTGGGTACATTGCGCGGGGTGACGCACAAGTTGGAAGCCGCCGCGCAAATCGATCCCGCTCTGAAGCCTTCCTTGGAATTGGTGGAATCCGGGCGGATTCAACTTCAAGAGGCAGTCCACGCACTGCGGCATTATCGTGACCGTTTGGACATCGATCCGCAACGGCTGTCCGAGGTGGAGAGCCGCATTCTGGCATTGCACGCCACCGCGCGCAAATTTCGCGTGCGGCCCGCGCAACTCGCGAGCACGCTCGTGGAGCTTGAAGAGAAATTGAGCACCCTGGCCTTGGCCGGAGATCATGAGGCGTTGGCCAAGAAGGAAGCGCAAGCCAAGGAAACCTTCACGATTCTGGCGAAGGAACTGAGCACGAAGCGCGCGGCGGCCGCCCAACTACTCTCTCAGCGCGTGACGCAACATCTCCAGCAGCTGTCCATGGCGGGCAGTGCCATCGAGGTGTGCTTGGAAGCGCTGGATGAGCCCGCCAGCCACGGTTTGGAGCGAATCGAATTCATGGTGGCCACGCACAGCGGCGGCACGCCGCGCAGTTTGGGAAAAGTGGCTTCGGGCGGAGAGCTATCGCGTATCAGTCTCGCGATTCAAACCGTGACCAGCCAGGTGGCCGATGTACCCACTTTGATTTTCGACGAAGTCGATGCTGGGATAGGGGGCGGTGTCGCGGAAATCGTGGGGCGCATGATGCGCGATCTTGGGGCCACGCGGCAGGTCATGTGCGTGACTCATCTGCCACAGGTGGCGGCGGCGGCGAACACACAATGGCGGGTATTCAAGCAAGAAAGCACGAACGGAATCCGCAGCGCGGTTCAAACCCTGAGCGAGGGCGAGCGGGTGGAAGAGGTGGCGCGGATGCTGGGCGGTGTCAAGATCACCGCAACCACCCGCAAACATGCCGCGGAGATGATCGGCACGCTGGCGGGGTAG
- the carA gene encoding carbamoyl-phosphate synthase small subunit produces MITHAPALLALADGTLFRGISMGAETASAGEVVFNTAMTGYQEILTDPSYARQIVTLTYPHIGNVGINPEDMEASKVYAAGLAIRDLPRRASNWRMTQSLSEYLKAQGVPGIAGIDTRKLTRVLRDKGAQGGCLMTGKVDETEALRKARGFPGLAGMDLAKVVSSESAYEWNATQWSLDSGYGRQSAPKHHVVAFDYGVKRNILRMLASRGCRVTVLPAQSSAKDALAHKPDGIFLSNGPGDPEPCDYAIRAIRELLERNIPIFGICLGHQLLGLASGAKTLKMKFGHHGANHPVQDLDTGRVMITSQNHGFAVDQATLLANARVTHVSLFDGSLQGFERTDKPAFCFQGHPEASPGPHDVGYLFDKFVRMMEKKHG; encoded by the coding sequence TTGATTACGCACGCCCCCGCCCTCCTTGCGCTTGCCGACGGCACGCTGTTTCGGGGTATTTCCATGGGCGCGGAAACCGCCAGCGCGGGCGAAGTGGTGTTCAACACGGCGATGACGGGTTACCAGGAGATCTTGACGGATCCGTCTTATGCCCGCCAGATCGTCACGCTGACCTATCCCCATATCGGGAACGTTGGGATTAATCCGGAGGACATGGAGGCATCCAAGGTCTACGCCGCGGGCTTGGCGATTCGGGATTTGCCGAGACGGGCGAGCAATTGGCGGATGACGCAATCCCTTTCGGAGTACCTGAAGGCTCAAGGCGTTCCTGGCATCGCGGGCATCGATACACGCAAGCTCACGCGAGTGTTGCGTGATAAGGGCGCGCAGGGCGGCTGTCTTATGACGGGGAAGGTGGACGAAACCGAGGCGCTGCGTAAGGCGCGGGGTTTTCCTGGGCTTGCGGGGATGGACTTGGCGAAAGTGGTGTCGAGCGAGTCGGCCTACGAGTGGAACGCGACGCAGTGGTCACTTGATTCCGGCTACGGTAGGCAAAGCGCCCCCAAGCACCACGTCGTAGCCTTCGACTACGGCGTCAAGCGCAATATCCTGCGCATGCTCGCATCTCGCGGTTGCCGCGTTACGGTGCTGCCCGCGCAATCCAGCGCGAAGGACGCCCTGGCGCACAAGCCTGACGGGATTTTTCTATCCAACGGCCCGGGCGACCCCGAGCCTTGCGACTACGCCATACGTGCCATCCGCGAGCTGCTTGAGCGGAACATTCCGATTTTCGGTATCTGCCTGGGCCATCAACTGCTGGGCCTCGCAAGCGGCGCTAAAACCTTGAAAATGAAGTTCGGCCATCACGGCGCGAATCATCCGGTGCAGGATCTGGACACGGGCCGTGTGATGATCACCAGCCAGAACCACGGCTTCGCGGTGGATCAAGCCACATTGCTCGCGAATGCGCGCGTCACCCACGTGTCGCTCTTCGATGGCAGCCTGCAAGGCTTCGAGCGCACCGACAAGCCGGCTTTTTGTTTCCAAGGCCACCCCGAAGCGAGCCCAGGGCCCCACGACGTCGGTTACCTCTTCGACAAGTTCGTGCGGATGATGGAGAAGAAACATGGGTGA
- a CDS encoding RlmE family RNA methyltransferase codes for MGRNKTSKAWMHMHVTDAFVRQARKDGYRSRAVYKLAEIAEKDRLLKPGLVVVDLGAAPGGWSQWLVKQVGAGGRVIAIDCLPMEPIIQVEFIHGDFTRDEGLQSLQQLLNGARADLVLSDMAPNISGVESVDQARSAHLAELAIEFAKAHLKPGGAFLVKVFQGEHFEALRRQMMATFKTAGVRKPKASRSESKETYLVGRGLRQEALTKIS; via the coding sequence ATGGGACGCAACAAAACTAGCAAAGCTTGGATGCACATGCACGTGACCGATGCTTTTGTGCGGCAGGCGCGCAAGGACGGTTATCGCTCGCGCGCGGTCTACAAACTCGCCGAGATCGCCGAAAAGGATCGTTTGCTCAAGCCCGGCTTGGTGGTGGTGGACTTAGGCGCCGCGCCCGGAGGGTGGTCGCAATGGCTGGTAAAACAAGTGGGCGCGGGTGGCCGTGTGATCGCAATCGATTGTCTGCCCATGGAGCCCATCATCCAGGTGGAGTTCATCCACGGGGACTTCACCCGTGATGAAGGCCTGCAATCCCTCCAACAATTACTGAACGGGGCCCGTGCGGACCTTGTTCTTTCCGATATGGCGCCCAACATAAGCGGGGTGGAATCGGTGGACCAAGCGCGCTCCGCGCATCTGGCGGAGCTGGCCATCGAATTCGCGAAGGCACATCTTAAACCCGGAGGGGCCTTCCTGGTCAAGGTATTTCAGGGGGAACATTTCGAGGCGCTACGCAGACAAATGATGGCAACCTTCAAGACCGCAGGGGTGCGAAAGCCGAAAGCTTCGCGCTCGGAGAGCAAGGAAACCTATCTTGTCGGCCGTGGGTTACGCCAGGAGGCGCTCACGAAAATTTCCTGA